In Hamadaea flava, a genomic segment contains:
- a CDS encoding acyl-CoA dehydrogenase family protein has translation MTHEVVNQAPPLIGHDVAADPALLEALVREGAEWHRGDLHALGRLAGSEEAQRWADEANRYSPVLRTHDRYGHRIDEVEFHPSWHELMGVAVEHGLAGAPWADPRPGAHVARAADMLVWGTVEQGHICPISMTYAVIPALRAQPDLAAVYEPLLTSRVYDPGLRAPLGKAGLLAGMGMTEKQGGSDVRANSTVAVPETDGTWRLTGHKWFTSAPMNDLFLVLAQAPGGLSCFLVPRVLPDGSRNTFRIQRLKDKLGNRSNASSEPEFDGTVAWLVGPEGRGVRTIIEMVTMTRLDCGLGSAAGMRAALMQAVHHTRHRSAFGGLLIDKPLMRTVLADLALESEAATCLMMRVAGAVDRASHGDSGEADFQRIATALAKYWICKRQPMMVAEALECLGGNGYVEESGMPRLYREAPLNGIWEGSGNVTALDVLRASRTSPSTVDALAAEIAPALGASSYLDVAWASVAKLLTSPDEASARQLAERAALVLQGALLVRYAPAAVADAFCAARLGGEGGLAFGTLPAGVDIDGILARVPPLSPVA, from the coding sequence ATGACGCATGAGGTCGTCAACCAGGCCCCGCCGCTGATCGGCCACGACGTCGCCGCGGACCCGGCGCTGCTGGAAGCACTGGTACGCGAGGGCGCGGAGTGGCATCGCGGCGACCTGCACGCGCTAGGACGCCTGGCGGGGAGCGAGGAGGCGCAGCGGTGGGCTGACGAGGCCAACCGCTACTCGCCGGTGCTGCGCACCCACGACCGGTACGGGCATCGGATCGACGAGGTGGAGTTCCATCCGTCCTGGCACGAGCTGATGGGTGTGGCGGTCGAGCACGGGCTCGCGGGCGCCCCCTGGGCCGATCCGCGCCCGGGCGCGCACGTCGCCCGGGCGGCGGACATGCTGGTCTGGGGCACTGTCGAGCAGGGGCACATCTGCCCGATCTCGATGACGTACGCCGTGATCCCGGCACTGCGGGCGCAACCTGACCTCGCCGCGGTCTACGAGCCGCTGCTGACCTCGCGGGTCTACGACCCGGGTCTGCGTGCGCCCCTCGGGAAGGCCGGGCTGCTCGCGGGCATGGGGATGACCGAGAAGCAGGGCGGCTCCGACGTCCGCGCCAACTCCACGGTCGCCGTCCCGGAGACCGACGGGACGTGGCGGCTCACGGGCCACAAGTGGTTCACCAGCGCGCCGATGAACGACCTGTTCCTGGTGCTGGCCCAGGCCCCGGGCGGGCTGTCGTGCTTCCTCGTGCCGCGAGTGCTGCCCGACGGGTCCCGCAATACGTTCCGCATCCAGCGGCTGAAGGACAAGCTCGGCAACCGCAGCAACGCGAGCAGCGAGCCGGAGTTCGACGGCACCGTCGCGTGGCTCGTCGGGCCGGAGGGCCGGGGCGTGCGCACCATCATCGAGATGGTCACGATGACCCGGCTGGACTGCGGACTCGGCTCCGCCGCCGGGATGCGTGCCGCCCTGATGCAGGCGGTGCACCACACCCGGCACCGGTCGGCGTTCGGCGGGCTGCTGATCGACAAGCCGCTGATGCGTACGGTGCTGGCCGATCTGGCGCTGGAATCCGAAGCGGCCACCTGTCTCATGATGCGCGTCGCGGGCGCGGTCGATCGTGCGTCGCACGGCGACTCCGGCGAGGCGGACTTCCAGCGGATCGCCACGGCGCTGGCCAAGTACTGGATCTGCAAGCGGCAGCCGATGATGGTCGCCGAGGCGCTGGAATGCCTGGGCGGCAACGGATACGTCGAGGAATCGGGGATGCCCCGGCTCTACCGGGAGGCTCCGCTCAACGGGATCTGGGAGGGCTCGGGCAACGTCACCGCACTCGACGTCCTGCGGGCATCGCGTACCTCGCCGTCGACTGTGGACGCGTTGGCCGCTGAGATCGCACCGGCGCTGGGCGCCTCGTCCTATCTGGACGTCGCCTGGGCCTCGGTGGCGAAGCTGCTGACCTCGCCGGACGAGGCGTCGGCCCGCCAGCTCGCCGAACGCGCCGCCCTTGTCCTGCAAGGAGCCCTGCTCGTCCGGTACGCCCCGGCCGCGGTCGCGGACGCCTTCTGCGCCGCGCGCCTCGGCGGCGAAGGCGGCCTGGCGTTCGGCACCCTGCCCGCCGGCGTGGACATCGACGGCATCCTCGCTCGCGTTCCTCCGCTCTCGCCGGTGGCGTGA
- a CDS encoding baeRF2 domain-containing protein: MNLRFLRPLYDTPGPWATVYLDDSLGTERGRADVGLRWRALREALLRQGAAEPMVAAVEEAVRVTAPENGQHGLAVFANAGERLRDDPGVQAGPDLVHTEVMAAPPPADSAEYGVLPHVAPLLAQRGQRISWLRVVVDPASGSIESADSSSIDVSGSEIQPIRKIVSGGRSDRLDHAQDVAGELAGLADAMGPEVIIVAGDGQAGRLLIDQLPPRWRSKTVLTDVGAPGPEDDPTALDAVTAQVVAQTARQHADGVLHRLQGDDGDAVIGIAPVLAAFNLSQVETLLLDPIGLAGTVLWLDPASGQLAHDQADLPGDGTSARQVLAEDALIRAAATADADLLMVTAAGTDGSPLDLVDGVGAVLRPQPDHDRRVSEAVAHP, encoded by the coding sequence ATGAATCTCCGCTTCCTGAGGCCCTTGTACGACACGCCGGGGCCGTGGGCCACCGTCTACCTGGACGACTCGCTCGGCACCGAACGCGGGCGAGCCGACGTCGGGCTGCGCTGGCGCGCGCTCCGGGAGGCGCTGCTCCGCCAGGGCGCGGCCGAGCCGATGGTGGCCGCCGTCGAGGAGGCCGTACGCGTCACGGCGCCGGAGAACGGTCAGCACGGGCTGGCCGTGTTCGCCAACGCCGGAGAGCGCCTCCGCGATGATCCCGGCGTGCAGGCTGGTCCCGATCTGGTGCACACCGAGGTGATGGCGGCTCCGCCGCCGGCCGACAGCGCCGAGTACGGCGTATTGCCCCACGTCGCTCCGCTGCTGGCTCAGCGGGGGCAGCGGATCAGCTGGCTCCGCGTGGTCGTCGACCCCGCCAGTGGGAGCATCGAGTCGGCCGACAGCAGCAGCATCGACGTCTCGGGCAGTGAGATCCAGCCGATCCGGAAGATCGTCTCCGGCGGGCGGAGTGATCGCCTGGACCACGCGCAGGACGTGGCCGGGGAGCTCGCCGGGCTCGCCGACGCGATGGGCCCGGAAGTGATCATCGTCGCGGGCGACGGCCAGGCCGGACGGCTCCTGATCGACCAACTGCCACCCCGCTGGCGCAGCAAGACCGTGCTGACCGACGTCGGCGCGCCGGGACCTGAGGACGATCCGACAGCGCTGGACGCCGTGACGGCCCAGGTCGTCGCGCAGACCGCGCGTCAGCACGCGGACGGCGTACTGCACCGGCTTCAAGGCGACGACGGTGACGCCGTGATCGGCATCGCACCCGTCCTCGCGGCGTTCAACCTGAGTCAGGTCGAGACGCTGCTGCTGGACCCGATCGGCCTCGCGGGAACGGTGCTCTGGCTCGATCCGGCCAGCGGCCAACTGGCCCACGACCAGGCCGACCTGCCCGGCGACGGGACGTCGGCCCGGCAGGTGCTCGCCGAGGACGCCCTGATCCGGGCGGCCGCCACCGCCGACGCCGACCTGCTCATGGTCACCGCGGCCGGGACCGACGGGAGTCCGCTCGACCTCGTCGACGGCGTCGGCGCGGTGCTACGACCGCAGCCCGACCATGATCGCCGCGTTTCCGAGGCGGTAGCCCACCCATGA
- a CDS encoding tyrosine-protein phosphatase, producing the protein MTIEATGSFIPFQAVFNFREVGGLPAADGSRVRTKALYRSDTLSRLCDADRTAFAQLGVDSVIDLRRHEEVSAGGRAPDWAAPAYHHRHLDHPYWRTEDYDAERGVARFLADRYAELIKHGAADIAGVISLVAQADSGTPVVHCVAGKDRTGTVIALILRLLGVDQETVAHEYALTELADPAYVAWANVHVPGFAEKPPVPYYVSTPPEAMLLTLRELDAAYGSVEALLTAAGLSADDIARLRAKLLE; encoded by the coding sequence GTGACGATCGAGGCGACCGGCAGTTTCATCCCCTTCCAGGCCGTCTTCAACTTCCGGGAGGTGGGCGGGCTGCCCGCCGCCGACGGCAGTCGCGTACGCACCAAGGCGTTGTATCGCTCGGACACCCTGTCGCGGCTCTGCGACGCCGACCGCACGGCGTTCGCCCAGCTGGGCGTCGACTCCGTGATCGACCTCCGGCGGCACGAGGAGGTCAGTGCGGGCGGCCGCGCACCGGACTGGGCCGCGCCCGCGTACCACCATCGGCACCTCGACCATCCCTATTGGCGGACCGAGGACTACGACGCCGAACGAGGCGTCGCGCGGTTCCTCGCCGACCGCTACGCCGAACTGATCAAGCACGGCGCGGCCGACATCGCCGGGGTGATCTCGCTGGTCGCCCAGGCCGACTCCGGGACGCCGGTCGTCCACTGCGTCGCCGGCAAGGATCGCACCGGGACCGTCATCGCCCTGATCTTGCGCCTCCTCGGTGTCGACCAGGAGACCGTCGCCCACGAGTACGCCCTGACCGAGCTGGCCGACCCGGCCTACGTGGCGTGGGCGAACGTGCATGTGCCGGGGTTCGCCGAGAAGCCTCCGGTGCCTTATTACGTCTCGACGCCACCCGAGGCGATGCTGTTGACGCTGCGTGAGCTGGACGCGGCATACGGGTCGGTCGAGGCGCTGCTCACCGCGGCTGGGCTGAGCGCGGACGACATCGCGCGACTTCGGGCGAAACTGCTCGAATAG
- the cimA gene encoding citramalate synthase: MQVYDTTLRDGAQREGLTYSVADKLAVAKLLDEFGVGFIEGGWPGAMPKDVEFFRRAREELEFQHAILVAFGMTRKAGVHVEDDALIKGLIDAQTPAVALVAKSDLRHVLRALRTTPEENLAMVADSVAYFVANGRRVFLDCEHFFDGFRYDPDYTTSVVKAGLDAGAEIAVMCDTNGGMLPSQVTKAVAEVCARLGVSPDRLGIHTQNDTSCAVANTVAAVEAGVRHFQGTANGYGERPGNADLFACVANLQLKLGLPVLPDGCLEQMVRVSHAIAEIANIAPDTHQAYTGSAAFAHKAGLHASAIKHDPALYNHIDPAVVGNDMKILVTEMAGRASIELKSKELGLDLAGRPDVATKVTEEVKQREAAGWSYEAADASFELLVRDALGGGPAPFTLESYRVIVEHREDGAVVSEATVKVRVKGERVIATAEGNGPVNALDEALRQALTRHYASLATLELADYKVRILEGSHGTGAITRVLVETVDSRGGDWTTVGVHENVVEASWRALVDALTFGLVRVPA, from the coding sequence ATGCAGGTATACGACACGACGCTGCGCGACGGCGCACAGCGTGAGGGCCTCACATACTCGGTCGCCGACAAACTGGCGGTGGCCAAGCTGCTGGACGAGTTCGGCGTGGGCTTCATCGAGGGCGGCTGGCCCGGCGCGATGCCCAAGGACGTCGAGTTCTTCCGGCGTGCGCGCGAGGAGCTGGAGTTCCAGCACGCGATCCTGGTCGCCTTCGGGATGACCCGCAAGGCAGGCGTGCACGTCGAAGACGACGCCCTGATCAAGGGCCTGATCGACGCCCAGACTCCGGCGGTCGCCCTCGTCGCCAAGTCCGATCTCCGGCATGTGCTGCGGGCGCTGCGTACCACGCCGGAGGAGAACCTCGCGATGGTGGCCGACAGCGTCGCGTACTTCGTGGCCAACGGCCGCCGCGTCTTCCTCGACTGCGAGCACTTCTTCGACGGCTTCCGGTACGACCCCGACTACACGACTTCCGTGGTCAAGGCCGGGCTCGACGCCGGCGCCGAGATCGCGGTCATGTGCGACACCAACGGCGGGATGCTGCCCTCCCAGGTCACCAAGGCCGTCGCCGAGGTCTGCGCCCGGCTCGGGGTGAGCCCGGACCGGCTCGGCATCCACACCCAGAACGACACCTCTTGCGCCGTGGCCAACACGGTCGCCGCGGTGGAGGCCGGCGTACGCCACTTCCAGGGCACCGCCAACGGCTACGGCGAGCGGCCCGGCAACGCCGACCTGTTCGCCTGCGTCGCCAACCTCCAGTTGAAGCTGGGCCTGCCCGTCCTACCGGACGGCTGCCTGGAACAGATGGTGCGCGTCTCGCACGCCATCGCCGAGATCGCCAACATCGCACCCGACACCCACCAGGCGTACACGGGCAGCGCGGCTTTCGCTCACAAGGCGGGGCTGCACGCGAGCGCGATCAAGCACGACCCGGCCCTCTACAACCACATAGACCCGGCCGTGGTCGGCAACGATATGAAGATCCTGGTCACGGAGATGGCCGGCCGGGCCAGCATCGAGCTCAAGAGCAAGGAACTCGGGCTCGATCTGGCCGGGCGGCCGGACGTCGCGACCAAGGTCACGGAGGAGGTCAAGCAGCGCGAGGCGGCCGGCTGGTCCTATGAGGCCGCCGACGCCAGCTTCGAGCTGCTCGTCCGGGATGCCCTCGGCGGCGGCCCCGCCCCGTTCACCCTCGAGTCCTACCGGGTCATCGTGGAGCACCGCGAGGACGGCGCCGTCGTCTCCGAGGCCACGGTGAAGGTACGCGTGAAGGGCGAACGGGTCATCGCCACCGCCGAGGGCAACGGCCCGGTCAACGCCCTGGACGAGGCCCTGCGGCAGGCCCTGACCCGGCACTACGCGTCGCTGGCGACCCTGGAACTGGCCGATTACAAGGTCCGCATCCTGGAAGGCTCGCACGGCACGGGCGCGATCACCCGCGTCCTCGTGGAGACGGTCGACTCGCGGGGCGGCGACTGGACCACGGTCGGCGTCCACGAGAACGTCGTCGAGGCGAGCTGGCGGGCGCTCGTCGACGCGCTGACCTTCGGGCTGGTCCGCGTACCGGCTTGA
- a CDS encoding prolipoprotein diacylglyceryl transferase: MLRPILFHLGPFGVPTHDFFVGLGVTAALSWFLWQLRGRDPIDERIWGVIAGALAGGALLSRLGTWAQHLAPSANAGLAEQWLYGSRSILSGLVGAYAGALIAKRVTKLKVSTGDLFAAPVALAMAIGRIGCLLTELPGTPTGGSWGVTLSAAEAAAIPRAVAGVPLHPSFAYEIVFQLAAFVVLLRSRERFAQPGALFAGYLLAYAVFRFLVEFVRGNEVVALGLTRPQWFLLACSPLAVWAAVRRVRRGGFALAPRALQDGVSA; encoded by the coding sequence ATGCTGCGGCCGATTCTGTTCCACCTCGGGCCGTTCGGCGTGCCGACCCACGACTTCTTCGTCGGGCTCGGCGTGACGGCCGCCCTCAGCTGGTTCCTGTGGCAGTTGCGCGGGCGTGACCCGATCGACGAGCGGATCTGGGGCGTCATCGCCGGGGCGCTCGCGGGCGGGGCGCTGCTGTCCCGCCTCGGCACCTGGGCCCAGCACCTGGCGCCCAGCGCCAACGCCGGCCTGGCCGAGCAGTGGCTCTACGGCAGCCGGAGCATCCTGTCCGGACTCGTCGGGGCGTACGCCGGAGCGCTGATCGCCAAGCGGGTCACCAAGCTGAAGGTGAGCACCGGCGACCTGTTCGCCGCCCCGGTCGCGCTGGCCATGGCGATCGGCCGGATCGGCTGCCTGCTCACCGAACTCCCCGGTACGCCGACCGGCGGATCCTGGGGCGTGACGCTGTCCGCCGCCGAGGCCGCGGCCATCCCGCGCGCGGTCGCCGGAGTGCCGTTGCATCCGTCGTTCGCGTACGAGATCGTCTTCCAGCTCGCCGCCTTCGTCGTGCTCCTGCGCAGCCGCGAGCGGTTCGCCCAGCCCGGCGCGCTGTTCGCCGGCTACCTGCTCGCGTACGCCGTCTTCCGGTTCCTCGTGGAGTTCGTCCGCGGCAACGAGGTCGTCGCGCTGGGCCTGACCCGGCCGCAATGGTTCCTGCTGGCCTGCTCGCCGCTCGCCGTCTGGGCCGCCGTACGCCGAGTCCGCCGCGGCGGCTTCGCCCTCGCTCCCCGTGCCCTCCAGGATGGAGTCTCAGCATGA